The following nucleotide sequence is from Mucilaginibacter sp. cycad4.
TATCACGCGCCCGTCGTGTTCAGCGTTTCTTGTCACAGCCGTTCCACGTTGCCGAGCAGTTCACCGGTTTAAAAGGTGTATTGGTTGACATTAAAGATACCATCAAAGGTTTCAACATGATCATGGACGGTGAAGTTGACGAATATCCTGAAGCAGCTTTCAACTTAGTTGGTAACATCGACGACGCTATCGAAAAAGGCAAAAAGCTGTTGGCTGAAGCTAACGCTTAATAAGAAGCAAGAAAATAAGATTCAAGAATCAAGAACAGGAAAACCCTGCTTCTTGGTTCTTAAATCTTGAATCTCAAAAAGCATGACATTAGAAATTCTTACTCCCGATAAAAAAGTTTACGAAGGCGAGGCCACCTCGGTAACCTTACCTGGTGCTTTGGGATTATTTGAAATACTGAACAACCACGCCCCTATCATTTCCACCCTTCAGGATGGCAAACTTACCGTACGCGGTGGTGCAGCTAAAGAAGAAGTGTTTTTTATTAAAGGCGGTGTTGTTGAAGCATTGAACAATAAAGTAACTGTTTTGGCCGAAGGTATTCAGCACAAATAGGCGCTACTTTATAAAATTTATATAAAGCGCCCGGGTATGATTATCCGGGCGCTTTTTTTGTTGGGTGATTTTGATTGCAGATATAAGTTTAAGCATTCACTCTTAATCGTGTACACACCTTTATAAATGGGCCTCTATTTTCAATCATAACCACCCTTCCTCCCATTTCAGGCAGAAAATCGACAACTTACTATGCATGCATAAAAAACATACCAAATACCGTTTTGAACTTTGGTATATTTCATTAAAAATTTTATATCTTTATAAATAAAAATTACAGAATTAAATTTTACAAAACACAAATAATTAAAATAAAATACTTATTTCAAAAAATCAGTGGCGACTATTGCTATTACATGACGCGATAGCTACCTTACATATATTGATTTTCGATACCAAGTAAACCAGTATCATCGACAAAATTAAATACTAACACTGTCTACATATCTAATAAAATGAGTTCATCATCAGATACCACCAACGCTATAGAATTGAACAAGTATAGCAAAACCTTTACCCAAGACCCAACGCAGCCGGCCGCACAGGCTATGCTTTACGGGATCGGCTTAACCGACGACGATATGCGCAAAGCACAGGTCGGCGTGGCCAGTATGGGCTACGATGGCAATACTTGCAACATGCACCTTAACGACTTGGCTAAACTGGTTAAACAAGGTATCTGGGATGAAGACATGGTAGGTTTGATTTTCCACACCATTGGCGTAAGTGATGGCATGAGCAACGGTACCGAAGGCATGCGTTACTCATTAGTGAGCCGTGATATCATTGCCGATTCAATTGAGGCTGTAACCGGCGCTCAGTATTATGATGGCTTGATTACCCTGCCGGGCTGCGATAAAAATATGCCGGGCTCCATCATGGCTATGGGCCGTTTAAACCGCCCGTCGATCATGGTTTACGGCGGTACTATTAAACCCGGTCATTGGAAAGGTGAAGACCTGAACATCGTTTCGGCATTTGAGGCTTTGGGCAAAAAGATTGCCGGCCAGATAGATGACGTTGATTTTATGGGCGTTATTAAAAATGCCTGTCCAAGCGCGGGTGCCTGCGGTGGTATCTATACAGCCAATACCATGGCTGCCGCTATTGAGGCATTGGGTATGAGCTTGCCGTACTCGTCATCAAACCCGGCATTAAGCGAAGATAAAAAAGCAGAATGCCTTGCGGCCGGTAAAGCCATTAAGGTATTGTTAGAGAAAGATATTAAACCATCAGACATCATGACCCGCGCGGCATTTGAAAATGCTATTGTTGTGATTATGGTATTAGGCGGTTCAACCAACGCGGTATTGCACCTGATTGCAATGGCCAAAAGCGTTGACGTTAAATTAACTCAGGATGATTTTCAGGCGGTAAGTAACCGTATCCCGGTACTGGCCGATATGAAGCCAAGCGGTAAATACATGATGGAAGACCTGCACAACATTGGCGGTGTTCCGGCTGTAATGAAATACTGTTTGGAGCAGGGCTGGTTAGATGGAAGCTGCCTTACCGTTACCGGCAAAACCATTGCCGAAAACCTTGCCGAAGTTCCGGCACTGGAGTTTGAAACTCAAAAAATCATTAAACCTGTTGAAAACCCGATCAAAGCTACAGGCCACCTACAAATCCTATACGGAAACCTTGCCGAAGGCGGCAGCGTTGCCAAGATCAGCGGTAAAGAAGGTGAGCGTTTCACAGGCCCTGCCCGTGTATTTGACGGCGAGTTTGAACTGATTGCAGGCATCCAGAGCGGCCGTGTTAAAAAAGGCGATGTTGTGGTGATCCGCAACGTAGGTCCTAAAGGCGCGCCGGGCATGCCGGAAATGCTGAAACCAACCTCAGCTATATTCGGTGCCGGTTTGGGTAGTTCGGTAGCATTAATTACAGATGGACGCTTTAGTGGCGGTACGCATGGCTTCGTCGTCGGTCACATCACACCCGAGGCTTACGATGGTGGTTTTATAGCGATGGTAAAAGATGATGATATAATTCATATTGATGCTGTTGCCAATACTATAAACGTTTCGCTACCGCAAGAAGAAATAGCCGCACGTCGTGCCGCATGGCAAAAACCGGCGCTGAAGGTTACCAAGGGTGTGTTATACCGTTACGCTAAAAACGTAACTACCGCTGCCGAAGGCTGCGTTACCGACGAATAAGAACATTGAACAAAATGGCCGTAAAAAACTGCCATGAATAAAGTGAACACAAGCTTTACGCGTTCATTTTAGCAAATTAGAGAGAAATAGCGTAAAATCAATTTAGCCCCTAAAAAGGGCTATAAATATAAAAAATTACAGGTATGGAAGTTGCACAAGAAACACTAACCGCACCCGCTGCCACCGAGACCGTACAGGTTTCCGGATCGGTAGCATTATTGGAAGCATTGATAGCCGAAGGTACCGATACCATTTTTGGTTACCCAGGTGGCGCCATCATGCCCATTTATGATGCTTTGTTTGATTACAATGATAAATTAAACCACATACTGGTGCGTCATGAACAGGGCGGTATTCATGCCGGTCAGGGTTATGCGCGTACATCGGGCAAAGTGGGCGTAGTATTTGCTACCAGCGGTCCCGGCGCTACTAACCTGGTAACAGGCCTGGCCGATGCCCAGATTGATAGCACACCGCTTGTTTGTATCACCGGGCAGGTATTCGCTCACCTTTTAGGTACCGATGCCTTCCAGGAAACTGATGTGATCAACATTACTACTCCGGTTACCAAATGGAATTACCAGGTAACTGATGCTACCGAAATTCCCGAGGTTATTGCCAAAGCATTTTACATTGCACGCAGCGGCAGGCCCGGCCCGGTATTGATCGACATTACCAAAAACGCGCAGATCCAGCTGTTTGACTTTGCAGGCTACAAACCTTGCGATCATATCCGTAGCTACAGGCCAAAACCTATTGTTCGTACGCAATACATTGACGAAGCTGCTGCTTTGATCAACAATGCTAAAAAGCCGTTCATCCTGTTTGGTCAGGGTGTTATTTTAGGTAGTGCCGAGCAGGAGTTTAAAGCTTTTGTTGAAAAAAGCGGCATCCCTGCAGCATGGACTATCCTTGGCGCCGGCGCAATCCCTACAGATCATCCTCAAAACGTTGGTATGTTAGGTATGCATGGTAACTATGGCCCTAACGTTTTAACTAACGATTGCGATGTGCTGATTGCCATAGGTATGCGTTTTGATGATCGCGTAACCGGTCGCCTGGACAAATATGCCAAACAAGCTAAAGTAGTTCATTTGGATATTGACCCGGCTGAGATCGACAAAAACGTAAAATCAACCGTACCTGTTTGGGGCGATTGCAAGGAAACATTGCCATTGCTAACCGCAGCCATCGCAAAGAAAGAATACCCTGAATGGCTTGCCAAATTTAACGACTACACCAAACAGGAAGTTGAAGCAGTTATTCATAACGAGCTTAACCCAACCACCCCGGAAATGACCATGGGCGAGGTGATCAAACAGCTTAACGAGATCACCAAAGGTGAAGCTGTTATCGTTACCGACGTAGGTCAGCACCAGATGGTAGCCTGCCGTTACGCGCAGTTTAATAACACCCGCAGTAACGTAACCAGCGGTGGCCTTGGTACTATGGGCTTTGCGCTCCCAGCCGCTATCGGCGCCAAATTTGGCGCGCCAAACCGTACTGTAGTAGCTATTATTGGTGATGGTGGCTTCCAGATGACCTGCCAGGAATTGGGTACCATTATGCAAAGCGGTGTTGATGTAAAGATTGTTATCCTTAACAACCGTTTCCTGGGCATGGTAAGGCAATGGCAGGAACTGTTCAACCAGCGCCGTTATTCGTTTGTTGATATTCAAAGCCCCGATTTTGTGGCATTGGCTGCTGCATACCGCATCCCCGGCAAACTGATTGATGACCGTGCCGATTTAACTACAGCATTAAACGAAATGCTGAGCACACCGGGATCATTCCTTTTAGAAGTAATGGTAACCAAGGAGAACAATGTGTTCCCAATGGTACCACAAGGATGTAGTGTAAGCGAGATCAGGTTAAAGTAAAACGCCCCCTAACCCCCTAAAGGGGGAACAAAAAGACAAAGTCATGAGCGAACCAGAAGAAAAACAGGAATTTAACATAACGGTTTATACAGAAAACCAAATTGGCTTATTAAGCCGGATAGCTATTATATTTACACGCCGAAAAATCAATATCGACAGCCTGAATACCTCTCCATCGGAGATTGACAGTATTCACCGCTTCAATATCGTGATCAACGAGTCGGAAGATGTGGTGCGTAAGCTTACCCGCCAGATTGAAAAGCAGGTAGAAGTATTAAAAGTATATTATCACACCAACGAAGATGTGATATGGCAGGAATTAGCGTTATATAAGGTATCAACCGATGTAATTGCTGAAAAGGTTAGTGTTGAACGTTTATTACGCGAAAACGGTGCCCGCGCGGTAGTGATCCGTAAGGACTATACCGTGTTTGAAACCACCGGTCACCGCGAGGAAACAGATAACCTGATCAACATTTTACAGCCTTACGGCCTCATAGAGTTTGTACGCAGCGCACGTGTTGCTATCATTAAAGACAGCGATGGCTTTAATCGCAAGCTCCGCGAGTTTGAAAGGCTTGAACCAGGTGAGGACGTGATTGAAAACGAATATCTGAACCAGGGACAGAAGGTGTTTACGATGTAAAGCGCAAAGCTTAAGGCTTAAGGCTGAAAGCCGAAAGCTAAAAAACGTCATTGCGAGGTACGAAGCAACCCCAAACTATACAGAGCGGATCTGCAAATCGGGGATTGCTTCGTACCTCGCAATGACGGGAATAAAAGAAAAGAAAGTTAAATTACTCATACAATAAAATCGGCGAGATCACCATCAATCGGTGAAATCCCAAAAATCAAAAAACAATGGCAAAACTAAATTTCGGCGGCACTGAAGAAAACGTAGTAACCCGCGAAGAGTTCCCTTTATCAAAAGCTCAGGAAGTATTAAAAGATGAAGTTGTAGCGGTAATTGGCTATGGCGTACAAGGTCCGGGTCAGGCATTGAACCAAAAGGACAATGGTATCAACGTAATTGTTGGTCAGCGTAAAGGCACCAAAACATGGGATAAAGCTATCAGCGATGGCTTTGTACCGGGCGAAACCCTTTTTGAAATTGAAGAAGCTTTAGAAAAAGGAACTGTAATTTGCTACTTATTGAGCGATGCAGCCCAAATCGCGTTGTGGCCAACTGTTAAAAAACATTTAACTCCAGGCAAAGCCCTTTATTTCTCTCATGGCTTTGGTATCACTTTCAACGAGCAAACAGGTATCATCCCTCCTGCTGATGTCGACGTATTCCTGGTTGCCCCTAAAGGTTCAGGTACTTCATTACGCCGTATGTTCCTGCAAGGCCGTGGCTTAAACTCAAGCTACGCTATCTTCCAGGATGCTACAGGTAAAGCATTTGAGCGTGTTATCGCTTTAGGTATTGCCGTAGGTAGCGGTTACCTGTTCGAAACTAACTTCAAAAAAGAAGTTTACAGCGATTTAACCGGCGAGCGTGGTACTTTGATGGGCTGTGTTCAGGGTATCTTTGCCGCTCAGTACGAAGTATTGCGCAGCAATGGTCACTCACCATCTGAAGCATTTAACGAAACCGTTGAAGAGCTTACCCAATCATTAATGCCGCTTGTTGCTGAAAACGGTATGGACTGGATGTATGCAAACTGTTCAACTACTGCTCAACGCGGCGCGCTTGACTGGTGGAAAAAATTCCGTGATGCTACTAAACCTGTATTTGAAGAGCTTTACGAAAGCGTTGCTACAGGTAAAGAATCACAACGTTCAATTGATTCAAACAGCCAGCCAGATTACCGCGAAAAACTGGATGCCGAACTGAAAGAATTACGCGAAAGCGAATTATGGCAAGCAGGCAAAACAGTACGCAGCCTACGCCCTGAAAACCAGGTTGTAGAAGCGTAATAAATTAGGTGAAAGCCGAAAGGTTAAAGGCGAAAGCCTTAAAATAAAACTCACCAACACGTCATTGCGAGGCACGAAGCAATCCCAAACTTTACAGATCGGATCTGCTAATCGGGGATTGCTTCGTTCCTCGCAATGACGTTACTAAAGAAAATAATACCATGGGACAAACATTATTTGATAAGATCTGGGATGCACACGTCGTCAGCAGCAATGAGGGCTTTCCGGATATTTTGTATATCGATACACATTTCATTCACGAGGTAACCAGTCCGCAGGCATTTGATGGTTTGCGTACAAGAGGTTTACCCGTTTTTAGGCCAAAACAAACAGTGGCCACTGCCGATCACAACGTTCCAACCATTGATCAGCACCTCCCCATTAAAGAAGAACTTTCACGCTACCAGGTTGATATGCTCACAAAAAACTGTGCGGCATTCGGCATTGAGCTTTACGGCTTGGGCCATCCATACCAGGGTATCGTTCACGTTATAGGCCCCGAGCTGGGCATCACCCGTCCCGGCGGTACATATGTTTGCGGCGACAGCCATACTTCAACCCATGGCGCTTTTGGTGCTATTGCGTTTGGTATAGGTACATCGCAGGTTGAGCAGGTACTGGCCACACAATGTTTACTGCAATCGCGCCCTAAAAGGATGAAGATTGAAGTGAACGGCAAATTGCAAAAAGGCGTAGGCGCAAAGGATATTATCCTTTACATCATCGCGCAGATCTCGGCCGCAGGCGGCACAGGTTACGCGGTTGAATACGCCGGCGACACCATTCGCTCACTGAGCATGGAAGGCCGCATGACCATCTGCAACATGAGCATCGAAATGGGTGCCCGTTGCGGTTTAATTGCGCCCGACGAAACAACTATTGAATACGTAAAAGGCCGCGAGTTTGCCCCTAAAGGCGAAGACTGGGATAAGGCCGTAGCTTACTGGAAAACTTTATACTCTGATGCTGATGCAGCTTTTGATGAAGTATTATCCTTTAAAGCCGAAGATATTGAACCGATGATCACCTACGGAACTAATCCGGGTATGGGCATCGGTGTTACACAACACGTTCCTGAAACTGCTTCATTTGAAGCCAAAGAGCAGGGATCATACAAAAAAGCCCTCGACTACATGGGCCTGCATGATGATGAAACACTATTGGGTAAACCAATTGATTATGTGTTCATCGGCAGCTGCACCAACTCGCGCATTGAAGACCTGCGCCAGGTAGCCGAGTTTGTAAAAGGCAAACACAAAGCCGATAATGTTACCGTATGGGTAGTACCAGGCTCCAAACAAGTACAGCAACAGGCCATTGCCGAAGGACTGGACAAAATATTTGATGCCGCAGGTTTCCCGCTTCGCGAACCTGGCTGCAGCGCATGCCTTGGCATGAACGAGGACAAAATCCCCGCAGGCAAATATTGCGTATCGACCTCAAACAGAAACTTTGAAGGAAGACAAGGGCCCAACAGCCGCACATTCCTTGCCAGTCCGCTAACGGCTGCTGCAAGTGCAATTACGGGTGTGGTTACTGATATCAGGACAATGTTGTTTGAATCAGAATTAGAGAATTAACAGAATAAATAAAATAACGCTGCAGATATCTAATTAATCCCAAATGGAAAAAGATGAACTCACCTACAAGATCATTGGATGTGCAATGAGAGTTCATAACACATTAGGGAACGGATTTCAGGAAGTGATATATCAAAAGTGTTTAGCAATCGAACTTGGAAAAGCAGGAATAAGCTATATAAGAGAACTCGAACATCCTATATATTATGACGGGATCGAGGTTGGAAAAAGAAGGGCTGATTTTGTAATTGAAGGTAAACTGTCGGTAGAAATAAAAGCACTCATTAATTTGGAGGATGTGCATCTGGCGCAAGCGAAAAATTATACAGCCGCCTATGATTTTCCTATCGGCCTATTGATAAACTTTGGCAGTCAAAGCCTTCAATATAAGCTGATCTTCAATCCAAAATATAACATTAAAATAAATTGAATAACAAAAAAGCCGAATTTAAGATTCAACGCATTTTGCAACATACAAGCATTCTGTAAATTCTTAAATTCTGTAAATTCTGATTCAGATGGCAACTAAAATATTTAAACACATTCAAACCAGCGTAGTGCCTTTGCCTATCGAGAACATCGATACGGATCAAATTATCCCTGCAAGGTTTTTGAAGGCCACTACCCGCGATGGTTTTGGTAATAACTTATTCCGCGACTGGCGTTTTGATGGCGATGATAATCCTAAACAGGATTTCGTGCTTAACAACCCAAACTATAGCGGTAAGATCCTGGTTGCCGGTAAAAACTTCGGTTGCGGCAGTAGCCGTGAGCATGCTGCCTGGGCCATTGCCGATTATGGCTTTGATGCCGTGGTGAGCAGCTTCTTCGCCGATATTTTTAAAGGCAACGCGCTTAACAATGGCCTGCTACCGGTGCAGGTAAGCGAAGGCTTTTTAAAGAAGATCTTCGATGCTGTTTATGCCGATGAACACGCGGTAGTAGAGATCGACCTGGTTGACCAGTTCATCAAAATTGTAGCAACAGGCGAACAGGAAAGCTTTGAGGTTAACCCCTACAAAAAAGCCTGCATGACCAACGGCTATGACGATATCGACTACATCCTGAGCAAAAAGGATGAAATAGCGGAATTTGAAGGGACGAGGTAAAAGGCGAAAGGTTAAAGGCAAAAGGTAAGAGAGATCAAAAAATGACTCAATGACCTAATGAGAGCGCAGCTAAATGACAGAGTAACGTAATGACAACAACAAACAAGCACATTCAGAGAGAAGGTAAAGGTACAGCCAAATTATTCGACGAACGGAGTTTAGCGAATGATTATGCTACCCTCGCTCCCCTGCTTAAGCCGGGCCTGAAGGTGCTGGATGTGGGTTGTGGTACGGGCGCTATCTCTAAAGATATAGCTGCATTAGTTGGTGAAAGCGGTCATGTAACGGGCATTGATAACACCGAATATTTTATCCAGAGCGGCAAGGAAACTTATGCTTCGGTAAAAAACATGGAGTTGATCTATATTGATCTGTTCAGCTTTGAGCCGGAAGAAAAGTACGACCTTATTGTATCGGCAAGGGTATTACAGTGGCTGAGCAATCCGGTTGAGGCTTTGAAAAAAATGTATTCGCTGCTGAAACCTGGTGGTACAGTATCCATTTTGGATTATAATCATGAGGCTTTGCAATGGCGGCCGCAACCGCCCGCAAGTATGCAGCGTTTTTATGCTACCTTTTTAAGGTGGAGAGGTGATGCAGGTATGAACAACCATATTGCCGAAGACCTGCACGGATATTTGCAGGAAGCAGGTTTTACCAGTATCGAAGTATTTAATGCCGATGAGGTTTACCAAAAAGGCGAATACAACTTTGAAGGCAAAGCGGGCATCTGGGCCAAGGTAGCGCAATCAAAACAAATGGTTGAAGAAGGCTATATCGATGATGAATCGCGCTTGCTGGCTATTAATGAATATACCGACTGGGTAGAAAACGAAGCCGAGCAAATGGTCATGAAACTAAAAGAAGTAAGAGGAACTAAAAAATAAACAAAATAAATTCCCCCTTTAGGGGGTTAGGGGGCTTATGGGAATTAAAAAACACATATTAGTAATACCCGGAGACGGGATAGGCCCTGAGGTTACCACCTGGGGTAAAGCAGTTTTAGAAAAAATCGGTCAGGATTATGGCCATGAGTTTTCTTTTGATGAAGCCCTGATGGGCCATGCAGGCATCGAAGCAACCGGAAATCCGCTGCCCGACGAAACACTGGCTAAGGCTAAAGCAAGCGATGCTATCCTGTTTGGCGCTATCGGTCACATCAAATATGATAACGATCCATCGGCCAAAGTGCGTCCGGAGCAGGGATTATTAAAGATCCGTAAAGAGCTTGGTTTATATGCCAACCTGCGCCCTATTATGTTGTTTGATGAGCTTTTGGATGCATCGAGCCTTAAGCCCGAAATATTGAAAGGTACAGATATCCTTTTCTTCCGCGAATTAACCGGCGACGTTTACTTCGGCGAGAAAAAACGCAGCGAAGACCGCAACACCGCTTCCGATCTGATGATCTATTCACGTTATGAAGTTGAACGTATTGCTATCAAAGCCTACGAAGCAGCACGTGTACGCGGTAAAAGACTTTGCTCCGTTGATAAGGCCAACGTACTGGAAGCATCACGCTTATGGCGCGAGGTTGTACAGGAAATTGCTAAACAATATCCTGAGGTTGAAACCGAGCACATGTTTATTGATAACGCGGCCATGCAGCTGGTTAAAAATCCTAAAAAGTTTGATGTGGTATTAACCGCTAACCTTTTTGGCGATATCCTTACCGACGAAGCATCACAAATCGCAGGTTCGATGGGCATGCTTGCTTCAGCTTCGGTAGGTGATGGCACAGGATTTTTCGAGCCTATCCATGGTTCAGCACATGACATTGCCGGTCAGGATAAAGCAAATCCGCTGGCATCGATATTATCCGTAGCTTTAATGCTTGAAATTAGTTTCGGCTTAAAAGACGAAGCTAAAAAGATAACTGATGCTATTGACAAAACGCTTAAAGAAGGCTACCGCACAGGCGATATCGCTGATGCGAATACCGACAAAGCCAAAATTTTAGGCACTACGGCAATGGGCCAAAAAGTGCTGGAATATTTGTAGGTAGAGATTAGAGCCCGGAGGTTAGAGATTAGGCAAGAATGTCCTGTCCTGAAATAGGTTGACAAAAAAAGGTTAACAAAAAGGCAGGAAACATGACAAGAAGTAGCGTAAGAGTAGTTCGGTACAGTATTAGCTTTAAACAAAAAGTAGTCAGGGAGATAGAAGAAGAAGGTCTGAGCCTGACAGAAGCAAGCCGTCGCTACGGGATCGGTGGAGCAGAGACAGTAAGCAGATGGCTTGGTGCATTAGGTAAACAATATTTACAAAACAAGGTAATCAGAGTGGAAACGAAAGCAGAGAAGGGTCGGTTATTAGAATTAGAACAGGAAGTTAAAAAGTTAAAGCTGGCTTTGGCAGATGCTTACCTGGCGCGGGATTGCGCAGAAGAGGTAGTCAAGCAGGCAGGCAAACTATACGGGGAGGATTTAAAAAAAAAGTTTGGCGGTCAAGTATCGGAGCGCTCCGGTCAAAATACAGATTAAATGAGTTATGCCGCTATTTTGAAGTAAGCCGGAGTGGTTACTATAAAGCGGTATCTGCTGCAGACAGAAAAGCATTAAATGAGACAGTTATCTTATCATTGGTACATGAGGTTCGCAGGAACCATCCGCGTCTGGGAGGCAAGAAGTTATACTTTCTGCTAAAGAAAGATATAACTAAAGCAGGAATACGGATGGGTAGGGATATGTTCTTTGAGTTGTTGGGCCGGCATAAGCTATTGGTAAAAAGACGCCGTAAATATGTTTCTACGACAGATTCTTATCATCGCTTCAGGGTCTACAGGAACCTAATGAAGGATAGACAGCTTACCAGTGCTCATCAGTGTTGGGTATCTGATATTACCTATATTCGTACATCAAAAGACTTTGTATACCTGTTTTTGATCACAGACGCGTTTTCGCGAAAAGTGGTAGGCTGGCATTTGTCAGATAGTCTTAGAATTGCGGGGGCTATCCGTAGCCTTCAAATGGCTATCCGGCAACGACAGTTTACGGATAGCCTGATCCATCATTCAGACCGGGGAATCCAGTATTGCAGCAATGATTATACAAAACTGTTAAAAAAGGCTAAAATCGGTATCAGCATGACAGAAGAGAACCATTGCTACGAAAATGCCATGGCGGAACGGGTGAATGGAATCTTAAAACAAGAATATGGTCTTGATAGTACATTCACTTCCGAAAAGGA
It contains:
- the atpC gene encoding ATP synthase F1 subunit epsilon, yielding MTLEILTPDKKVYEGEATSVTLPGALGLFEILNNHAPIISTLQDGKLTVRGGAAKEEVFFIKGGVVEALNNKVTVLAEGIQHK
- the ilvD gene encoding dihydroxy-acid dehydratase, which produces MSSSSDTTNAIELNKYSKTFTQDPTQPAAQAMLYGIGLTDDDMRKAQVGVASMGYDGNTCNMHLNDLAKLVKQGIWDEDMVGLIFHTIGVSDGMSNGTEGMRYSLVSRDIIADSIEAVTGAQYYDGLITLPGCDKNMPGSIMAMGRLNRPSIMVYGGTIKPGHWKGEDLNIVSAFEALGKKIAGQIDDVDFMGVIKNACPSAGACGGIYTANTMAAAIEALGMSLPYSSSNPALSEDKKAECLAAGKAIKVLLEKDIKPSDIMTRAAFENAIVVIMVLGGSTNAVLHLIAMAKSVDVKLTQDDFQAVSNRIPVLADMKPSGKYMMEDLHNIGGVPAVMKYCLEQGWLDGSCLTVTGKTIAENLAEVPALEFETQKIIKPVENPIKATGHLQILYGNLAEGGSVAKISGKEGERFTGPARVFDGEFELIAGIQSGRVKKGDVVVIRNVGPKGAPGMPEMLKPTSAIFGAGLGSSVALITDGRFSGGTHGFVVGHITPEAYDGGFIAMVKDDDIIHIDAVANTINVSLPQEEIAARRAAWQKPALKVTKGVLYRYAKNVTTAAEGCVTDE
- the ilvB gene encoding biosynthetic-type acetolactate synthase large subunit, with the protein product MEVAQETLTAPAATETVQVSGSVALLEALIAEGTDTIFGYPGGAIMPIYDALFDYNDKLNHILVRHEQGGIHAGQGYARTSGKVGVVFATSGPGATNLVTGLADAQIDSTPLVCITGQVFAHLLGTDAFQETDVINITTPVTKWNYQVTDATEIPEVIAKAFYIARSGRPGPVLIDITKNAQIQLFDFAGYKPCDHIRSYRPKPIVRTQYIDEAAALINNAKKPFILFGQGVILGSAEQEFKAFVEKSGIPAAWTILGAGAIPTDHPQNVGMLGMHGNYGPNVLTNDCDVLIAIGMRFDDRVTGRLDKYAKQAKVVHLDIDPAEIDKNVKSTVPVWGDCKETLPLLTAAIAKKEYPEWLAKFNDYTKQEVEAVIHNELNPTTPEMTMGEVIKQLNEITKGEAVIVTDVGQHQMVACRYAQFNNTRSNVTSGGLGTMGFALPAAIGAKFGAPNRTVVAIIGDGGFQMTCQELGTIMQSGVDVKIVILNNRFLGMVRQWQELFNQRRYSFVDIQSPDFVALAAAYRIPGKLIDDRADLTTALNEMLSTPGSFLLEVMVTKENNVFPMVPQGCSVSEIRLK
- the ilvN gene encoding acetolactate synthase small subunit is translated as MSEPEEKQEFNITVYTENQIGLLSRIAIIFTRRKINIDSLNTSPSEIDSIHRFNIVINESEDVVRKLTRQIEKQVEVLKVYYHTNEDVIWQELALYKVSTDVIAEKVSVERLLRENGARAVVIRKDYTVFETTGHREETDNLINILQPYGLIEFVRSARVAIIKDSDGFNRKLREFERLEPGEDVIENEYLNQGQKVFTM
- the ilvC gene encoding ketol-acid reductoisomerase, with amino-acid sequence MAKLNFGGTEENVVTREEFPLSKAQEVLKDEVVAVIGYGVQGPGQALNQKDNGINVIVGQRKGTKTWDKAISDGFVPGETLFEIEEALEKGTVICYLLSDAAQIALWPTVKKHLTPGKALYFSHGFGITFNEQTGIIPPADVDVFLVAPKGSGTSLRRMFLQGRGLNSSYAIFQDATGKAFERVIALGIAVGSGYLFETNFKKEVYSDLTGERGTLMGCVQGIFAAQYEVLRSNGHSPSEAFNETVEELTQSLMPLVAENGMDWMYANCSTTAQRGALDWWKKFRDATKPVFEELYESVATGKESQRSIDSNSQPDYREKLDAELKELRESELWQAGKTVRSLRPENQVVEA
- the leuC gene encoding 3-isopropylmalate dehydratase large subunit codes for the protein MGQTLFDKIWDAHVVSSNEGFPDILYIDTHFIHEVTSPQAFDGLRTRGLPVFRPKQTVATADHNVPTIDQHLPIKEELSRYQVDMLTKNCAAFGIELYGLGHPYQGIVHVIGPELGITRPGGTYVCGDSHTSTHGAFGAIAFGIGTSQVEQVLATQCLLQSRPKRMKIEVNGKLQKGVGAKDIILYIIAQISAAGGTGYAVEYAGDTIRSLSMEGRMTICNMSIEMGARCGLIAPDETTIEYVKGREFAPKGEDWDKAVAYWKTLYSDADAAFDEVLSFKAEDIEPMITYGTNPGMGIGVTQHVPETASFEAKEQGSYKKALDYMGLHDDETLLGKPIDYVFIGSCTNSRIEDLRQVAEFVKGKHKADNVTVWVVPGSKQVQQQAIAEGLDKIFDAAGFPLREPGCSACLGMNEDKIPAGKYCVSTSNRNFEGRQGPNSRTFLASPLTAAASAITGVVTDIRTMLFESELEN
- a CDS encoding GxxExxY protein, which encodes MEKDELTYKIIGCAMRVHNTLGNGFQEVIYQKCLAIELGKAGISYIRELEHPIYYDGIEVGKRRADFVIEGKLSVEIKALINLEDVHLAQAKNYTAAYDFPIGLLINFGSQSLQYKLIFNPKYNIKIN
- the leuD gene encoding 3-isopropylmalate dehydratase small subunit; this encodes MATKIFKHIQTSVVPLPIENIDTDQIIPARFLKATTRDGFGNNLFRDWRFDGDDNPKQDFVLNNPNYSGKILVAGKNFGCGSSREHAAWAIADYGFDAVVSSFFADIFKGNALNNGLLPVQVSEGFLKKIFDAVYADEHAVVEIDLVDQFIKIVATGEQESFEVNPYKKACMTNGYDDIDYILSKKDEIAEFEGTR
- a CDS encoding methyltransferase domain-containing protein, with product MTTTNKHIQREGKGTAKLFDERSLANDYATLAPLLKPGLKVLDVGCGTGAISKDIAALVGESGHVTGIDNTEYFIQSGKETYASVKNMELIYIDLFSFEPEEKYDLIVSARVLQWLSNPVEALKKMYSLLKPGGTVSILDYNHEALQWRPQPPASMQRFYATFLRWRGDAGMNNHIAEDLHGYLQEAGFTSIEVFNADEVYQKGEYNFEGKAGIWAKVAQSKQMVEEGYIDDESRLLAINEYTDWVENEAEQMVMKLKEVRGTKK